The nucleotide sequence CCGGCTGCGGTGGAGGCGACGGCGCCGGGGATGCCGTCCGTCCCCACGACGGGGCCCAGCGTGCCCGGGAGGTCGCCGACGCCTGGGACGGTTCCGAGGCCGCCGGCATCTGGCGCGCGGGCTACCACCCCATGAGCGACGCGGTTCAGCCGCCCGCCGACGCCTTCCACAGCGGCGCCGACAAGCTCGCGTACGGAAGCGAGAACTTCGTCCTGCGCGGCGGGCTCCCCCGTACCGCACCGAAGAACGCGCAGGTCAGGTGGGAGGAGGGCGGCTCGCTCACCCTGCCGCTGCTGAGCGCGCGGAGCGCGTACGCGGCCGTGGCGCGCGGTGGCGGCGACGTCGGGCGGCCGCATCTCACCGTGACCGGCGCGCGGCTCGGTGCGATGACCGTGACCACCAGTCGTGGCGCGGCGACCGTCCCCGCCTGGCTGTTCACGCTGGAGGGGTACGCGACTCCGCTCAGGCGCGTCGCGCTCCGCCCTTCGCCGCTCCCCGCTTCCCCGGTCGGACCGATCAAGAACCAGCCCACCGAGCTGTCGCCGCTCGGCGGGCTCGTCAAGGTGGCCGGTGGCGGCCGGTCCGTCACCGTCGTCGCGACGCACGGGGCCTGCGACGACGGCCCCGTCGTGAAGACCCTGGAGACCCGCGGCAGCGTCGTGCTCTACGCCTCTGTCGTCGGCAGCAAGAAGGGCCCCTGTACGAGCGAGCTGCGTGGCGGGCCGGTGACCGTAACGCTGGACCGGCCGCTCGGCGACCGCGTCCTCCTGGACGCGCACACCGGCCGCCCGGTCACAGACCCGTCTACGCTCTTTTGGTCAGGAAAGCGACGGAAGGAGGAGAATTGACCGTGCGGGGGTAATCGCACAGGAGATGATGATGACGCGGAGTCGCTACACCCCGGACCGCGGCCTGACCACCCGCATGGTGACCACCATGTTCTTGATCGGTCTGCTGTACGTGGTGCTTGTCGGTGTCCTGCTCGCCGTTCTGCAGGGTGCCTGGTTGATCATCGTGGTCGTCGCGGGCGCCCTGTTCGCGGCACAGTTCTTCTTCAGTGACAAGATCGCCGCGCTGAGCATGGGGGCCCGCGAGGTCACCCCCGAAGAGGCACCTGAGCTGCACGGAGCCGTCGACCGGATCTGCGCGCTCGCCGACATGCCGAAACCGCGCGTGGCGATAGCGCGTAGTGACCTGCCCAACGCCTTCGCGACCGGGCGCAGCGAGCGTACGGCGCTGGTGTGCGCCACGACCGGGCTGCTGCGCAGGCTGGAGCCGGCCGAGCTGGAGGGGGTGCTGGCGCACGAGATGTCGCATGTCGCCCATCGCGATGTCGCGGTCATGACGATCGCGTCGTTCCTCGGGGTGCTCGCCGGGCTGATCGCCCGGGTCGCGCTCTGGAGCGGGCTGGCACGCGGCGGTAACCGGGACTCCAGTCCGCTGGGGCTGGCGCTGCTGCTGATTCCGCTGGTCAGCGCGGTGGTGTATGTGATCGGTTTTCTGCTGACCCGGCTGCTGTCGCGCTACCGCGAGCTCTCCGCCGACCGGGCCGCCGCGCTGCTCACCGGCCGTCCTTCGGCGCTCGCCTCGGCGCTGACGAAGGTCAGTGGCCAGATGGCGCGGATCCCGACGGAGGACCTGCGGAAGGCGGAGCCGTACAACGCGCTGTACTTCATCCCGGCGTTCTCCTCGAAGGAGAGCCTGGGCCGGCTGTTCTCCTCGCACCCGACCCTTGAGCAGCGCCTCGACCAGCTCGCCCGTATCTCGGACGACCTCGGCCGCGCGTGAACCGCGCGGCGCCAGTAGACGACCACCACCAGGCAGGAGTCCGTACCCGTGGGCCTTCTCGACACCATCCTCGGCCGCAGCAAGCCCGTCCAGCCCGACCTGGACCAGCTGTTCGCCCTGCCGTCCGCGGCGCTCACCCTTGAGGCCGGCACCGGGTTCCGGCCCACCGGGGCGGGCTCGGTGTGTTTCGCCGGTGTCGAGGGCGGTGAATTCGCGCGTATTCGGCAGGACATCGGGGAATTGCTCGACGTCGACACGTCCGCCGACGATTCCCCGGTACGGTTCAGCCGCGACTCATACGGCTACAACTGGCTTCTCGCCCAGCGCGCGCCCGATGACATCTCGGCTTTGGTGACCGATCTGCACGCGGTCAACACGTCACTCGAAGCAGCGGGCTTCGGGCCGCAGCTCCTCTGTTCTCTGGTCGGTTTCCGCAATGACGCGGACGGTGTTGGCGAACAGCCTCTCGCGCTCGTCTATCTCTACAAGCGAGGCGCTTTCTTCCCTTTCGCGCCCCTGCCCGGCAGTACGGAGAAACGCGACAGCCAGCTCGAACTTCAGGTGCGGGCGGCGCTCGGCGCCGATCTCCGGATCGAGCCTGATCTCGCCCGCTGGTTTCCCGTCTGGGGTGCTCCCGGGCTATAGGCCGCGTGCTGCCGTCAGCGGTGCCACGGGCGCCTTCTGCGCCTGCCCGCCTTCGCATCCTTGCTGGCAGGAGCCGTCGGCGCGGGCGAGGCGTCGCCCGCACCACCGTCCGTCGGCGGGTGCAGCCCCTCCGTCGAGTAATT is from Streptomyces sp. NBC_00370 and encodes:
- the htpX gene encoding zinc metalloprotease HtpX; the encoded protein is MMMTRSRYTPDRGLTTRMVTTMFLIGLLYVVLVGVLLAVLQGAWLIIVVVAGALFAAQFFFSDKIAALSMGAREVTPEEAPELHGAVDRICALADMPKPRVAIARSDLPNAFATGRSERTALVCATTGLLRRLEPAELEGVLAHEMSHVAHRDVAVMTIASFLGVLAGLIARVALWSGLARGGNRDSSPLGLALLLIPLVSAVVYVIGFLLTRLLSRYRELSADRAAALLTGRPSALASALTKVSGQMARIPTEDLRKAEPYNALYFIPAFSSKESLGRLFSSHPTLEQRLDQLARISDDLGRA
- the pspAB gene encoding PspA-associated protein PspAB, producing the protein MGLLDTILGRSKPVQPDLDQLFALPSAALTLEAGTGFRPTGAGSVCFAGVEGGEFARIRQDIGELLDVDTSADDSPVRFSRDSYGYNWLLAQRAPDDISALVTDLHAVNTSLEAAGFGPQLLCSLVGFRNDADGVGEQPLALVYLYKRGAFFPFAPLPGSTEKRDSQLELQVRAALGADLRIEPDLARWFPVWGAPGL